The sequence below is a genomic window from Glycine max cultivar Williams 82 chromosome 20, Glycine_max_v4.0, whole genome shotgun sequence.
AACAGGCAGAAGGAGAACAAACTGCAGATCCCATCGCAATATAAAATCAGACAATGAATTAAACATCCGTTGCCCTACTATGCAATGTGATCAAGTTATATCAATCAACCTTTTTCATAGTTAATATGCAATGACAACAAGAACCTCAATCTATCTTTACTGATGAGAACAAGTAGTGCACAAAGTAGAATGACATAAGGAAGCCAATGGTGCCGGTTGACAACATGATTGCAATGGCCATGAGTAGTGAATAACCAAGGTAAAGGGTAGCTGAGACAGGTCCACTCAAACTCTGCAGGTCGAACACCAAGTAATTAATGGAGTACAAGAAGACGTAAAGAGCCACAGAACCTGATGCAAAGAATGccttccaccaccaccgccagtCTTCCACACAGAGATGCATATAAGTGAGGACCACAGACACTTCAGCACAAACAATAATTAGCAATAGAAGAACAACCAACAGGAAACCAAACACATAATAGAACCTCCCAAGCCAAATACTGGAAAGGATGAAGAAAAGCTCAATGAAGAGGGTTCCAAATGGAAGAGTTCCAGCACCAAGAACAAGAAGCCACGATGGGTATTTACGTGCAGGAATTTCCCTTGGAATCTGGTTAGTGCGCACAGGATATTCAATAGGCTGAGCTTTTGTCCCCATAAATCCTCCAATGAGGGTAAGAGGTACAGAAATGCAAAACCAGAGAAAGAACAGCTCAAAATACAAGGAAATCGGTATGGCGCCAGTACTGTTACTGCTCCAtagaataaaattcagcacTGTAAGAATAATGAAAGCAATTCCAGGATAAAAACATGCGGCTAACCAGGAAATTGATCTCCACCCTTCTGTTGTTCCCTTAATGGTCCTCCAAACACGAACGCTGACATAGCCTGCAGCAATTCCCAGGATAAGATATAAAATGATCATCCCTGTTAGTAGCATTCCTCGGGATGCAGGTGACATGAATCCAAGTGCTGCAAAAACAATAGTAACACCAGCCATTCCAAGAATTTGAACCCCATCTCCAACCATCACACAGAGAAGCTTCGAGCAATCAGGCTCCCTAAACACATCACCCACAACAAGTTTCCATCCAGAGAGCTCCTCGTTCATCTGATCTTGAGTCTCTTTGTCCAGTTCCTCATACCTCGTCAAGTCCCTTCTCACAGTTCttaggaaaataacaaaaacaatacCAGCCAGGAAAGAAATAACCATAAGTGAATTTAAGATTGAGAACCAATGAACTCGGGAACCCTCCATCTTCAAATAAGCATCCCAACGTGATGGCCATCTTATATCACTTTTCACAAATTCAACCTCATATGTGAACGATATCCTTTCCCGCTCTTTTATCACTTGATACTTGTCAAGCTCAGCCGGGCAGCTTATAGGAGAAAGAGTATCATACCTGTTGTGCTTTGTCATGACTTCGGGATCATATTTAATACTACAAGGTACAACCTGAAAACCAACTATTTCATAACCTGATGCCTTTTTGTTGTCAGATTCAGAAATAACACCCAAACCTTCCTCTCCAGTCCCCACAATTTCAACCCCACTTCCTTCATATTCATGAACCAAGACCGTGAACTTAAGGTGGTTAATGATGTAATCTTCACCGCCATCAGCTGGAGTGTACCCAACAGGGAACCCTGTCCACTGGATTTTAACCCCATTTTGGTTGGTAAACCTCATAACAGGCAAGTTGTCAAGGATCATATTCACTTGATACAGATCCCGTGTCCTTTGTTTGAGTAGCTTCACCTCGTGCTCATTCAACGGGGACGTAGTGCAGAGGTAAAGTGTCTCATTAACATTCATCCGGAATCGGTATGGCGAGTTATCGATCTGATCTCCCATCAGAAGCTCTCCAAGATTCTCAGCACTTTTCTTTATGCCGCCATCCGGCTGGCAGTAAGGGAGGTCATAGTAGCTGTAGGGAAGCTCGGTTTCAATCGAAGTCAGCGAATTAACTTTAGCGTATATGAGATCTTTATTTGAGTAAGTGTGCATATAGCTTCCGGGGAGATAAAAACCATTGACTACTTGAACAAAGACGATGACAAAAAGGAAAACCCAGTGGCAGATGAAGGATTTTCGCAACTCCATTTCctttaatgcaataaaacaaaaGCAGATGCAGAAATTCTCTGTGAATCTTCT
It includes:
- the LOC100782426 gene encoding transmembrane 9 superfamily member 12, whose product is MELRKSFICHWVFLFVIVFVQVVNGFYLPGSYMHTYSNKDLIYAKVNSLTSIETELPYSYYDLPYCQPDGGIKKSAENLGELLMGDQIDNSPYRFRMNVNETLYLCTTSPLNEHEVKLLKQRTRDLYQVNMILDNLPVMRFTNQNGVKIQWTGFPVGYTPADGGEDYIINHLKFTVLVHEYEGSGVEIVGTGEEGLGVISESDNKKASGYEIVGFQVVPCSIKYDPEVMTKHNRYDTLSPISCPAELDKYQVIKERERISFTYEVEFVKSDIRWPSRWDAYLKMEGSRVHWFSILNSLMVISFLAGIVFVIFLRTVRRDLTRYEELDKETQDQMNEELSGWKLVVGDVFREPDCSKLLCVMVGDGVQILGMAGVTIVFAALGFMSPASRGMLLTGMIILYLILGIAAGYVSVRVWRTIKGTTEGWRSISWLAACFYPGIAFIILTVLNFILWSSNSTGAIPISLYFELFFLWFCISVPLTLIGGFMGTKAQPIEYPVRTNQIPREIPARKYPSWLLVLGAGTLPFGTLFIELFFILSSIWLGRFYYVFGFLLVVLLLLIIVCAEVSVVLTYMHLCVEDWRWWWKAFFASGSVALYVFLYSINYLVFDLQSLSGPVSATLYLGYSLLMAIAIMLSTGTIGFLMSFYFVHYLFSSVKID